In Anaerolineae bacterium, a genomic segment contains:
- a CDS encoding FAD-dependent oxidoreductase yields MSKHILIIGSGVIGLCTAYYAIQRGHRVTMLERGPANPDNCSLSNAGMIVPSHFVPLAAPGVVGQALRWMWNPESPFYIKPRLSWELLDWGWKFYRAANAAHVARAAPLLRDLHLASRACFEELASQLHDDFGLVQKGLLMLCKTGHALEEEAKVAEQACRLGVPAEVLDARQTAELEPEVRMDIAGAVYFPKDCHLSPERFLASLTRQLERDGVQFVWSTEVTGWRVRGDRIEAACTPRGDFVADEYVVCSGAWSPILVRSLGLRLPMQAGKGYSLTLSHPRQLPVRCAILTEARVAVTPMGGTLRFGGTMEMAGLDEGINARRVRSIIQAVPRYYPDYTPDDFRGIRPWRGLRPCSPDGLPYMGRFSRYINLSIATGHAMMGLSLGPITGKLMAELLSGEKPAIPIELLAPDRYSKGAKR; encoded by the coding sequence ATGAGTAAGCACATCCTCATCATCGGTAGCGGCGTCATCGGGCTTTGCACTGCCTATTATGCCATCCAGCGGGGACATCGTGTGACCATGCTGGAACGAGGCCCAGCTAACCCAGACAACTGCTCGCTCAGTAACGCAGGCATGATCGTGCCCAGCCACTTTGTGCCGCTGGCCGCGCCAGGGGTGGTTGGGCAGGCGCTGCGGTGGATGTGGAACCCGGAAAGCCCGTTTTATATCAAACCCCGCCTGAGCTGGGAGCTGCTGGACTGGGGGTGGAAGTTCTACCGCGCTGCTAATGCCGCTCACGTTGCCCGGGCCGCGCCGTTGCTGCGCGATCTGCACCTGGCCAGCCGAGCCTGCTTTGAAGAACTGGCATCGCAACTGCACGATGATTTCGGCCTGGTCCAGAAAGGTTTGCTAATGCTCTGCAAAACAGGCCATGCCCTGGAGGAAGAGGCGAAGGTCGCCGAACAGGCGTGCCGGCTCGGCGTGCCAGCGGAGGTCCTCGACGCCCGGCAAACCGCCGAGCTCGAGCCAGAGGTCCGCATGGATATCGCCGGAGCGGTGTACTTCCCAAAGGACTGCCATCTCTCGCCCGAGCGCTTTCTGGCGAGCTTGACCCGACAGCTCGAACGAGACGGCGTGCAGTTCGTGTGGAGTACGGAGGTCACCGGCTGGCGCGTCCGCGGCGATCGTATTGAGGCTGCCTGCACTCCGCGCGGCGATTTCGTCGCCGACGAATACGTCGTCTGCAGCGGCGCATGGTCGCCGATCCTCGTTCGCAGCCTCGGGCTGCGCCTACCAATGCAGGCGGGCAAAGGGTACAGCCTGACACTTTCCCACCCACGCCAGTTGCCAGTGCGATGCGCTATCCTCACCGAAGCGCGCGTGGCGGTGACGCCCATGGGCGGCACGCTGCGCTTCGGCGGCACCATGGAGATGGCTGGCCTCGATGAAGGGATCAACGCCCGACGAGTGAGGAGCATCATCCAGGCCGTGCCTCGTTACTATCCAGATTACACACCTGACGATTTTCGCGGCATCCGTCCCTGGCGTGGCCTGCGCCCCTGCTCGCCAGATGGCTTGCCCTATATGGGTCGCTTTTCACGATATATCAACCTATCTATTGCCACCGGCCACGCAATGATGGGCCTAAGCCTGGGGCCTATCACCGGGAAACTGATGGCCGAATTGCTTTCCGGGGAGAAGCCCGCAATCCCTATCGAGCTACTCGCCCCGGATCGCTATTCGAAAGGAGCAAAGCGGTGA